Below is a window of Populus trichocarpa isolate Nisqually-1 chromosome 3, P.trichocarpa_v4.1, whole genome shotgun sequence DNA.
ttcaaaaaaagccccaacctttctttgtactatatattttttttgaaaagataaaagaagtCTCCAACTcaaaggttaaaattttatattttgaaggacTAATCAATATTTATACTGTAGTCTAAAAACCTCgaacaaataattttatctttaattatttttttaatgccaaatatattttatgaaaaaattaattacacccTGTAtgcttaacaagtttttttggGTAAGAAAAATTACATCATTTTTATACTATTCTAATTCACAAATGATTTATATCTTGATAAACAGTAAAAGAATAAATTTCAAACATTATTCTCCTATTATACTGTATAATCTTAACCTCtccaaatttcataatttggaCATCGACATGACCGACCCGGCCCCacccataaaaaaacacaaataaatatcACTACTTTCCCACCCGCTATTTCCTTGTAATCTCCGCAACCATAGTCTCCATTCTTTCTTAAGTCATATACTTCCCTCCCATTTATATCATCACCCATCATTAGTCATGAAAACAATCTCCGAAGCCGGCGCCGCCGCAACTATCAGCCCCACGGTTCCCACCTCATATAAGCGCAAACAGATCAACGTTAATGGCGTCGACATGGAGAATAAAAATAAGCAAACTAATGGCATTACCACCGATGGAGCTGCCAACGGTTTCTATGGTGTTGACCCGTCTTTCTTGAAATGGACTTTGCGTGATGTGGTCAATGTGGCTAAGCACCATTGGCTCCCCTGCTTTTTGGGATTCGGGTTGTTGTTTTTCATGGCCGTGGAGTACACGCTCCGCATGGTGCCCTCATCGTCGCCGCCGTTTGACTTGGGGTTTGTTGTCACGCGCCGCCTCCATGGGTTGCTGTCCTCGTGGCCGGAGCTCAATACTTCGCTTGCTGGTCTGAATACGGTATGTATGTCATCGATTATGAACAACACATGCATCAATGAATGGGCcatggttgattttgaattattgttaattttgtttttaagatttgatgTTTAATTGGTAAGCACATTCAAGGAATAATCCCCCCCCCTCAAATCTGGTGTTCTTGACTgagttttatttcttgttttaacAAGAAGGGTATCCTATCCTAGGCAAGCCGCCAACATCCAAGGTCAGTTTGAGTGTGGATATAATTGTATTTGTAATGATAACTCATCAAGAAATGTTAGGTGAAAATAATTCGAAGTGGCAAGTAATTAATGCGaggaaaattaacaaaaactaaagctaGTTTTAGTGGGTGAAATTATGCAGCAAGTTTTACTGTTCGCGGGTtgtaatattgtatttttttttttaaatcttcattttgtttcttaaacttcttttttttttcatgattgggCTATTTTGAGTCTAGATTGAAATccaattacttgtttttttttttttaaaggttgaaTTGTCCGGCCACATCAGTGGCTGGATTCCGGGAGTTTCAGACTATGcgtaatttttttgacaattagTGCGGATGAAATGTCGTCTGCCTCgttgaattaaaagaataaaataaaggccTGCACACCGGCCTTTTCTTGATCGGCCATGCATTTGTCCTGGTTTATCACGCTCAACAATGCCTgatctcatttgtttttgtttttaaattttattttttttaattaatatctttttttatatttaaaaaaaattaattttttgatttatgtttCAGTTAATATTTATtctgtatgattttttttaatactgattattttttaattatattgggtgtgtttaattttttagaatgttaatatgatttattttttttatatagattaaatatttattttttataatagttttagcATGTGTAGTCttgcacaatatttttttccttttattttattcaataagtttTATGTGtgtatcaatttttattataaattgactttaataaacATATTCATTGAACAGAACCAAATAAATGAATTGTGttgcgatattaaatattttgattttatatttgtctCGTAATTTTTCcagtcatgtttttatttatcattaatgattttatttatttattttcacaatggcttgtaatttatttaattagatgggTTTGTAAGTTTTTTGATAtactttttatgattttttatgtaaaaaaactcGTTTAACAATTCtacatgttcaattttttttttttatcatgtattgatgttttcaatttgatccttactcatatgattttttattttcaatttcacacttcaatccaagttgataatttattatttttttttcatttttgttcatttcttttttttttcttaagttttcattttttttattaatgcttttttaaaataatttataaatttatgctttaattaatacttctttgttattgtttttagtctttttaatataacaattattttttaattatattgagtATGTTTAATTTCTTAAGAGTTTAATATGATTTacttgtagattttttttatattttatatagattaaatatatatatttttttatatttataatatgtgtagctttgcataatatttttttcttttattctatttaataaattttatatgtgtatcgatttttattataaattgatattaataaacaaattcatttatatttataacaattattttttaattatatcgaTTTTTTCGCTTGtagataaaggtttttttttccatattatcttgattttatatatatttctattaGCTATATCTGTTATCTGCTATCATTGtcttgctttttttaatataattaagatgaaattagtttatttagttaataatcctagttattagattttattttaaaatgcgTTTATAAcacctaaatattttaatttcgaTACACAGCTTGGCTTTGGAGTTTTAAGCAGTCATATAatagataatatataatataacatgATGTGTGAAGAGAGGAACAAACCTAATAGCCAATTAGggtaataaagtttttaaaccaTTCACGATGTTAAGCTAAATACATTTTCAGGTATTTGTGGGTATGCAAACAGCATATATCCTATGGACGTGGCTAGTAGAAGGCAGACCAAGAGCAACAATCTCTGCGTTGTTTATGTTCACTTGCCGTGGGATTCTGGGTTTCTCCACTCAGCTTCCATTGCCGGAGGTTCGTATTGATCATCGACAcaacctctccctctccctccctctccctctctcccttcccctctctctctctctctctctagctagTGTTTGGAATATTGACAAGAGAGACTTTAACACCCATGTTGTCGGCGTCCACGCATTCTGTCTCTATTAGCAGTGGGTGTCTTCCCCTATCTGTCACCATTGTTTTGTTCTGTGGAGTATCGCTGATGTGCCatgtttttggattcatttgttGACAGGAATTTCTGGGGTCAGGAGCGGACTTTCCAGTAGGAAATGTGTCGTTTTTCCTGTTTTTCTCAGGCCATGTTGCAGGGTCATTGATTGCATCGCTGGACATGAGAAGGATGCAGAGATGGGAATTGGCTCGGGCATTTGATTTGCTCAATGTTCTGCAAGTTATTAGGCTGCTTGGAACTAGGGGCCATTATACCATAGATTTAGCTGTTGGTGTAGGTGCTGGAGTTCTCTTCGATTCGCTAGCTGGAAAATATGTTGAGTGGAAACAGAGAAAACCAATTGCTAATACTGTCACTGTGAAGGACGGAAGGAGGCTTTTTTAGTTAGAGAATGGCAAAAGGAAATATGAGTGACTGGTACTGGGAGGTAGCCTATATAAAGATACATGACCTTTTCCTTGGAGTAATTTCCAACATCTCAATTCTATGCTATTCTgggataaattaaacaattagcAACTCAAATATAATTAAGCAATTAGCAATTATCAACATCATTTTCATTGTAAATAGGCACAGAATAATCAAATCTATGTTGATTAACAAAATGATAATGATTATCAAACATAGTATCATCTATTGTTTGTAACAAATCACtcgataataaattatttttacatcaacCAACTGAATTTCAAAGACCACCGGAAGTTAGGACACATACAGGTTTTGATTGACTACTCACATGCAATATCGTcattttcaaatcgttttgaaTGAAAGAATTAATCATTGTCTTAAAATTATCATCACACATAATTAATACATAATAATATTGTTGTTCACTAATTTGGCACCTCTAAGTTAtttcaatatcattataattccaTTCAAGTACATGACAAAtagtttctttcatttctgAATATGACATGCTTAAATTACCAGTTAACAACAAATTGCTCACGCCATTGTATGTGGTACTACTGTTCACTCCAAGAACAATATTGTTACCGTAATGACATAACATAAATATGTTATTAgatttttgtacaaaaaaatcagatttcagttaatttaacataattttaactaaattgcgTTACCTCAACCCTAATTGGCAAAATTCATAGCTAATTctcaaaatttaatgttaaagcaaacttaataaaaaattaaacataattcatgatacattatcaattaatattgttcatgctcaattgcataaatcaaactcaaattcatagcaaattaatttaatttaaagaaaatactaAATCCATCAACTTATCAATAATTCAATGAAACATGTAATTTATCATAATCCAACTATATTTATGCTCTATTGCATGAACGTGTGTGCatatttaactatattattaGCTGATTCTAACAATATACAAACAAATCTCTAATTCAAAAACTTAACCTAAATTAAACGCAacacataattaattgaaataattaattcatcattaattcaacttaattttatattcaattatatcaaataaactctaattgaatgtatttttaactaatttattattgat
It encodes the following:
- the LOC18096705 gene encoding phosphatidylcholine:diacylglycerol cholinephosphotransferase 1; translation: MKTISEAGAAATISPTVPTSYKRKQINVNGVDMENKNKQTNGITTDGAANGFYGVDPSFLKWTLRDVVNVAKHHWLPCFLGFGLLFFMAVEYTLRMVPSSSPPFDLGFVVTRRLHGLLSSWPELNTSLAGLNTVFVGMQTAYILWTWLVEGRPRATISALFMFTCRGILGFSTQLPLPEEFLGSGADFPVGNVSFFLFFSGHVAGSLIASLDMRRMQRWELARAFDLLNVLQVIRLLGTRGHYTIDLAVGVGAGVLFDSLAGKYVEWKQRKPIANTVTVKDGRRLF